The nucleotide sequence CGATTCGCGGCGTGGCGATCCGAGCAATGATGCCGGTACCGCCCCACTGACGCATCTTGGGGACGGCTTGTTCAAAGTCGCCGGGCGTCACATAGAAGCCCCAAGGGCCGTGCAGTCGCGCGTATTTGACGATGCCGCGCAACATCTGCCGTCCGTAACCGCGTGCGGTTTCGATCAGCAGGGCGACTTTGGGGACTTGGTCCATGATCAACAGCCTTCGGGCATGCGGTGGCGTGCGACGTTGTGTCTTCAGCCTAGTCTTACCGCCGGTCCCGCCCAGAAACCATCTGCGCAAAGACGACATTTTTTTGCGCAACTGTCCTGTGGTGGCACTCCCACGTCGCAGCTAGAACGGAACGCGAAACGAATCGCAGACGATTCGCGATCGCTCCGACGCAACGGGATCGACAACGGTCCACGCTGTCGCCCCCGCCAAGCTTTCCGGACGATACAAAGGTGGCCGGTACCATTCGTTTTCGTCCGTCAGGTTCGCAGAAGGACACCAAGGTGGCTGCAAAGTTTTCAATCGGTTTGGATTACGGGACCAACAGCGTTCGCGCAATCATCGTCGACTTGGCTGACGGCCAAGAGATCGCCAGCGATGTGTACGAGTATCCCAGCGGGGATCATGGCATCTTGTTGGATCCTAAAGATCCCAACTTGGCTCGCCAAAACCCCGCCGACTATATCCAAGGTTGCAAAACCTCGGTCGCCAATGCGGTCAAGCAAGCGTCACGAAACCGTGACTTTTCGCCCGATCGCGTCGTCGGCATCGGTGTCGATACCACCGGGTCCACGCCGTTGCCGGTCGATGCCAAAGGTCGCGCCCTGGCATTGCATTCAAAGTTCAAAAAGAACTTGGCCGCGCACGCTTGGTTGTGGAAGGATCACACGTCGGCCGAGGAAGCCGCGGAGATCACCGCCAAAGCTTCACGGACCAAGGAAAACTACTTGGCCAAGTGCGGCGGAACTTATTCCAGCGAATGGTTTTGGTCCAAGATCTTGCACTGTCGTCGTATTGCACCAGACGTCTTTGAAGCGGCGGCCGGCTGGGTGGAACTGGCCGACTTCGTTCCCGGATTTCTGACGGGCAACACGGCACCGGAAACCATTCGTCGTGGTATCTGCGCAGCCGGACACAAAGCAATGTTCCACACCGACTGGGGAGGGTTGCCGAAGAAGTCGTTCTTGAAGCGTTTGGATCCGGAACTGGTCAAGGTCGCCGAGAACTACAACAGCGATACGGCAACATCCGATCAAGTCGCCGGCCACTTGATCAAGGAGTTCGCCGAACCGATGGGATTGCCCGTCGGAATCCCCGTCGCCGTCGGTGCCTTTGATGCACACCACGGTGCAATCGGGTCAGGCGTCAAACCGGGAACCCTGGTCAAAATCATCGGGACCAGCACCTGTGATGTCACCGTCTGGCCGGCCGATCAACCGCTTGCCGACATCCCCGGATTGTGCGGCATCGTTCCCGGTTCGGTCACGCCGGGCATGTACGGATTGGAAGCCGGACAGTCCGCGGTCGGTGACATTTTTAATTGGTTCGTCCGCAATCTGGCCCCGTCTACCATCCCCAGCGGTCGGGATCCCCATGTCTGGCTGACCGAGCAAGCGGATCAGTTGCAGCCGGGTGAAAGCGGTTTGTTGGCACTGGATTGGAACAACGGTAACCGGACCGTGTTGGTGGATCCCTATTTGACCGGATTGCTGGTCGGGCAAACGTTACACACCACTGCAGCGGAGATCTATCGCGCATTGATCGAAGCCACGGCGTTTGGTGCCCTGACGATCATCAACCGGTTCGAAGAATACGGGGTGCAGGTCAAGCAAGTCGTTAACTGTGGTGGCATTGCCGAAAAGAATCCGATGGCGATGCAAATCTATGCCGACGTTTGTGGTCGTCCGATGAAAGTCAGTCGGTCCGCACAAACGTGCGCTTTGGGCGCCGCCATCTTCGGTGCGGTCGCCGGCGGCGGGTATTCCAGTGTTGCCGCGGCCCAGCGAAAAATGACCGGCACCAAAGACACCGTGTACCGTCCCCGCAAAAAAGCCAAGGCTGTGTATGCGGAACTTTACAAGCTGTACCACCAATTGCATGACGCATTCGGTGTGAAGGGTTCCGGTGTCGCCGTGGATCAAGTGATGAAGGACTTGATCGCCATCCGCAACCGTGTGCGAAAGGGGTAAACGCCGTGCTGGATCAACTGAAAATCGAGGTCTGCGCCGCCAACCGCAGTCTGGTGGATCATGACTTGGTCACACTGACTTGGGGCAACGTCAGTGGGATTGATCGACAATCCGGACGGGTCGTTATCAAACCCAGCGGTGTCGACTACCACGATCTGATGCCCGAACACATGGTCGTCGTCGATCTGGATGGCAACCGAATCGAAGGTGAACTGAATCCGTCCAGCGATACCGCCACCCACGTGTGGTTGTATCGCAACTTTTCGGCCATCGGCGGCGTGACGCATACCCACAGTCGATACGCGACGATGTATTCGCAATGTCGTCGCGAGATTCCGTGCTTGGGAACGACCCACGCCGATCACTTTCATGGCCCGGTACCCGTCACGCGACCGCTGACCGAATCGGAGGTTGCCCAGGCCTATGAAGCCAACACGGGCAAAGTCATCACCGAACGATTCGCCGATCTGGATCCCATCGCCATGCCGGCCGTTCTGGTCGCCGGTCATGCACCGTTTGCTTGGGGGCCGAGTGCGAAAAAGTCCGTCGAGAATGCGGTCGCACTCGAAGCCGTCGCCCAAATGACGCTCGGCTGCCAGCAAATCATGGCCGGACAACAAGATAACGCCGTGCCACGTTTGGAGGCCTATGTGTTGGAAAAACACTACCAACGCAAACACGGCCCCGACGCTTATTACGGCCAAGCCAAATCATCGTCCTAACGCGGAGAATCCCAAATCATGTCATCCGAATCATCCAGACGCGAAGTCTGGTTCGTCACCGGCAGCCAGCACTTGTATGGCGACGAAGCGTTGCGGCAAGTCGCCGCCAATGGGCAAAGCGTTGTCGACGGATTGGTCGGCGACGGCCGTCTGCCCGTGTCGTTGGTTTTCAAGCCGATTGTCACCACCCCCGATGCCATCACCCGATTGTGTCGGGATGCCGATGCGGATCCCCGGTGCATCGGTTTGGTTTGCTGGATGCACACGTTTTCGCCTGCCAAGATGTGGATCGCGGGGCTGTCGGGGCTGACCAAGCCGATCGCGCATTTGCACACCCAGTTCAATGCGGAGTTGCCCTGGTCGACCATCGACATGGATTTCATGAACTTGAACCAGTCGGCGCACGGCGGACGCGAATTCGGTCACATTTGCGCACGATTGAACGTTCCACGCAAAGTCATCGTCGGTCACTGGCAAGATCCCAGCGTCCAAGAACGATTGGCCATCTGGATGCGAGCCGCCAGTGGACGCGACGAAATGCGAAACCTTCGTGTCGCACGGATCGGCGACAACATGCGTCAAGTCGCGGTGACCGAAGGCGATAAGGTGGAAGCCCAGCGGGTCTTTGGAACCGAAATCAACGGCTATGGCATTGGCGACTTGGTGGACTGTGTCAATCAAGTCACCGATTCCGACGCCGATGCATTGGCGGCCGATTACGAACAAGTCTATCAGTTGGATCCATCGCTTCAGCGTGACCGTCAGCAACGTCAATCCTTACTGGATGCAGCGAAGCAGGAACTGGGGCTTCGAAGCTTCCTGCAATCCGTCGGTGCGATGGCACTGACCGATACGTTCGAAGACTTGCACGGTTTGCAGCAACTGCCCGGCTTGGCCATCCAACGTTTGATGGCTGACGGTTATGGATTCGGTGCCGAAGGCGACTGGAAGACCTCCGCCCTGCTGCGGGCGATCAAGGTCATGGCCGACGGTTTGGACGGCGGAACGTCGTTCATGGAAGACTACACGTATCACTTCCAAGGCGACGATTCGTTGTGTTTGGGCGCGCACATGCTGGAAATCTGTCCCAGCATCGCCGCGGATCAACCCCGATGTGAAATTCATCCGCTGGGTATCGGCGGAAAATCCGACCCCGTGCGACTGGTCTTCACCGCACCGGCGGGGCCCGCGATCAATGTGGCTTTGACCGACATGGGCGATCGTTTTCGGTTGTTGGTCAATGAGGTCGAAACGGTAACACCGCCGCACGATCTGCCGAACCTGCCCGTCGCCCGGGCTTTGTGGAAGCCTTTGCCCGATTTGCGGACCGCGGCCGCCGCATGGATCTATGCCGGTGGCCCCCACCACACCGTTTTCAGCCAAGCGGTGGGAAGCGAAATGATCGAGGACTTCGCCGATATGATAGGCGTCGAGTGTCGGTTCATTGATGCCGACACGTCGCTACGAAGTTTCAAACAGACGCTGTAGGCAAAGCCGGGAAGTTCAGGTCATGGTGTTCATCGATTGGGTCGTCATTGCGGGTTATTTCGCAATTCTGTTGGGTGTCGCTTGGTGGGTGATCAACAAGGGCAGCGAAACCGCGGATGACTATTTCCTGGCCGGACGCAACCTCAGTTGGTGGGTCATCGGCGCGTCGATCTTTGCATCCAATATCGGATCGGAACACTTGGTCGGGCTGGCCGGTTCCGGTGCGACCGACGGCGTTGCGATGGCACACTATGAACTGCACGCTTGGTGTCTATTGGTTTTGGGGTGGGGCCTGATCCCGTTCTACATGCGTTCGCGCGTGTTCACGATGCCCGAATTCCTGGAACGAAGATTCAATTCGTCCAGCCGCTGGGTGTTGTCACTGATTTCGCTCGTCGCTTATGTCGTGACCAAGATCGCGGTGGGCATCTTCGCCGGCGGGATCGTGTTTTCAGTGCTGTTACCCGACATGCGTTTGGGACCGCTGGACAGTTTCTGGATCGGGTCGATCCTGGTCATCGTTTTGACGGGTGCTTATACGATTCTGGGTGGTCTTCGCGCCGTCGCCTATACCGAAGCACTGCAGACATTGATTCTGATACTGGGATCCATCTTGGTCACCATCTATGGATTGGATGCGTTGGGCGGATGGAGTCGCCTTCGTGAAATCTGTGGATCCGAAATGTTCAACCTGTGGAAACCGATGGTTCCCGCTGGTGTCGAATCGACATGGGAACCGGTCAAAGAACCCGGGCGGATGGCGTGGTATTTCAATGACAACTATCCCTGGCTAAGCATGCTGTTCTGCGCGCCCGTGATCGGGTTGTGGTACTGGTGTACCGATCAGTACATCGTCCAGCGTGCATTGGGGGCACCGAACGAAACCGAAGCACGACGCGGATCGATCTTTGCATCCATGTTGAAGCTGCTGCCGGTATTCATCTTCATCATTCCGGGAATGATCTGTTTCGCGTTGTCGACCACGGGGGCGTCCGTTCCGCTTCAGGAAGCAATGGTCGACGCCGATGGAAACCTGATCCGCGAAGAGGCCCAGAAAGCCTTCCCCATGTTGGTTGCAACCATCTTGCCGCCCGGTGTGCGTGGCCTGGTGGTCGCGGGATTGTTGGCAGCATTGATGAGCTCGCTGGCTGGCGTATTCAACGCATCAGCGACACTGTTCACGATGGACTTCTATTCCAAGTTACATCCAACGGTTTCACAGGGACGCTTGGTCTGGATCGGACGTGTGGCCACCGGTGTCATGGTTTTGATCGGCCTTGCATGGATCCCCGTGATTCAGGGTGGCCGTGGCTTGTACGACTATTTGCAAGGCGTCCAAGCGTATCTGGCACCACCAATCTTTGTGGTCTTCTTTCTGGGAATCCTATGGAAACGTGCCAACGGTGCTGGATGTTTGGCTGCATTGTTGGTTGGTTTCGTGATGGGCTTGGTGCGGCTTGCAATTGACACACCGGTGAAGCTGATCGACGGCTACCAGTATCAGGAAGGGTCACTGCTTTGGATTCTGAACAATATGTTCTTTCAGTACTACAGCATGCTGATCTTGGCCGTATGTGTCATCGTTATGGTGGCCGTCAGTTTGGTCACCGCCGCGCCCGACTACGAAAAGATTCAAGGGCTGACGTTTGGCACGCTGACCGACCAAGACAAGGCAGAGTCACGCGCCAGTTGGAACATGATCGATATCGTCGCGTCGGGGATGGTTTTGGTGGCAATTCTTGCCGCGTACTTGTATTTCCAAGGTTAGGGTGCCGTGAACGCCATCGACGTTGCGGTACCGAACGAAAGCATTTTCATGACGCTCGTTCTCAGTACCGGTCCGATCGAACAGATTGATTTTCAACTGTCGACTTTGGACTACGTCGCGTTCTTTGGCTATTTCCTTGGTTTGTGCCTGATCGGCTTCTTTGCCGGCCGAAAGCAGGGGGAAACGTCCGCCGACTATTTCTTGGCGGGACGTTCCCTGCCCTGGTACGTCGTGGGTGCATCGTACATCGCAGCCAATATTTCCACCGAGCATTTCATCGGCCTGATCGGTGCGGCGGTGATTTATGGCATTTGTGTGGCTACCGGTGAATGGAGCACCGTGATCGCGTTCACGTTCTTGATTTGGCTGTTCATCCCTTATCTGCTGACATCCAAAGTTTATACCGCCCCGGAATTTCTGGAGAAGCGATTCAACAAGCAGATGCGGTTCATCTTTGCCGCGGTCACGTTGCTGGTGAACATTGTCGCCTTCATGGGCCCCGTGATTTACGGCGGTGCTCTGGTTTTGGTGGAATTGTTCGGGTTCGACAAAGTCACCGCGGTGATCGTGATCGGAATTGCGTCAGGGGTCTGGGCGATCTGGGGTGGGTTGCGATCGGTCGCCTTGATGGATCTTTTGACCATCACCGTGATGGTGTTGGGCGGGCTGAGCGTCACCTTTCTTGGCCTATCGCATTTGGGGGATGGCCAGGGCGTTCTTGCCGGAGCCCGCAAGATGATTGAGGTCAACGCGGGCAATGTGCCCTGGGCTCATCAATGGATTCAAGACGCCACCCCGAACATTCTGCAGGGGGCGGACGCGGACACCACCTACGATCGGCTGTTGGTATTGCAACCGCTCAACCACTATTCCAACCCCTGGACCCACTGGGTGTTCAGCTTCTTTTACATCGGGCTCTGGTACACCGTGATCAACCAGCACATGATCCAAAAGGTGCTGGCGGCAAAGGATATGTATCACGCCCGTATGGGAATGGTGTTTGCAAGTTATCTGAAGCTGTTGCTGCCGTTCATCGTCGTGATTCCGGGGCTGATCTTTTTCGCAATGAAGCCGGATTTTTTGCAGGAAGGTTCGTTCGGAGACCAAAGTGACGCGGCTAACGCGACCTACATCTTGATGATCAAGCAATTAGTGCCAACGTTTTTGACCGGCGTTTTATTGGCTGCTCTGTTCGGCGCCATTCAGTCGACGGTCTGTTCGGTCTTGAATTCGACATCGACGATTTTCACGCTCGATTTTTACAAGATGTTCTTCCGCAAGGATGCGACTGAACGCGAAGAAGTCATCGTCGGACGGGTCGCGGGCGCCGTGATCCTGGGGATCTCGATCATCGTCGGTATTTTGCTGGCGACGGTGACGAAGGTGAACCTATTCATTTGGATTCAGGCGTTGTACGTGTTTTTCGCGCCTCCGTTTTCGGCAACGTTTCTTTTGGGGTCGCTTTGGCGGCGGGTCAGCGGCACGGATGCTCTGATCGCCAGCATTTGCACATTCCTATTTGCGTTGGTGTTGAAGTTGTTGGAGTTTAAGGATTCGTTGTTGGGGTGGGCCCATCTTCCGGATTGGGTGGCCCTGCCATCGTGGATGATTCCCTTTGCCAATCAAGGCATGATTTGTTGGGCGTTTTGCATGATCCTGTGTGCGGCGCTCGCGTTGGTGACTCCGAATCCCGACAACATCGATGATGATCTAACATTTCGATGGAAAAATCTGAAACTGAGTGGTGGTTTAGGTGGTCACTGGTATTCCAGTGTCACGCTTTGGTGGGCCGTCTGTGTCGTGTTGATGATTGGCCTGGTCTTGACCTTTAGCATCGTCCTGTAGCGGGCGATCGCTTTGATCTTGGAAAGAAGTCTGTTGAATATCTCTGAAAATGCGCCCACACCTCCCATGGGCTGGAATAGTTGGGACTGCTTCGGCGTCAGCGTGACCGAAGATGACATCAAAGCCAACGCGGATTATGTTGCAAAGCATCTCAAGCAATATGGCTGGGAATACATCGTCGTGGATTTGTGTTGGTTTGCGCCTGATGCGAACACCGACAACTACAAAAAATTTGGTCTTCATCAGTTGACCGATGAATACGGTCGCCTGATCCCCGACCCGGTGAAATTCCCGTCGTCGGCGGGTGGTGCCGGTTTCAAACCGTTGGCCGACTACGTCCACGACCTGGGGCTGAAGTTCGGGATTCACATCATGCGCGGGATTCCATGGCAGGCGGCAGAAAACGATCTGCCGATCAAGGGATGTGATGCCACGGCTGGACAGATTGCACAGCCCGTCGATGTGTGTCTGTGGTATGCCAATATGTATGGGGTGAATCTGACCCGCGACGGGGGGCAGCACTATTATGATTCACTGGCGGAGCTTTACGCTTCCTGGGACGTCGACCTGATCAAAGCGGATGACATGAATTCCTGGGACGGTGAAGGGAATCATGAGCCTTATCACACGGATGAGATTGAAGCTTTGGCCAAAGCCATCGACAAGGCAGGACGTCCTGTCACGTTGAGTCTTTCGCCGGGTGCCGCCCGTGTGTGCAACGCGGCTCATTTGCGGCGGCACGCCAATATGTGGCGGATATCATTCGACTTTTGGGATGAATGGGAATCGTTGCAGAAGCAGTTTGATCGATGCGCTTTGTGGGCACCCTACATTAAGCAAGGGCACTGGCCGGATGCGGATATGCTGCCGCTGGGGCGGATCGGGATTCGTGGAGAAGTCGGTGACGCCAGGTTCACGAATTTTTCCGAGCCGGAGCAGTTCACGTTGATGACGCTTTGGTGCATCTTCCGGTCACCCTTGATGTTTGGCGGGCATCTTCCCGAATCGGATGAATTGTCATTGCGGCTGATCACCAACCCGGAAGTGATTGCCGTCAATCAAGCCAGTTCGAACAATCGTCAAGTGTCGCGTGATGAGACTTCGGTGGTGTGGATGGCCGAGTGTTTGAAAAGCGGCGACCCTTACGTAGCGGTGTTCAACGTGTCCGATACGGATGCTGAGATCGAGGTCGACCTGTCATCGCTGAGACTGTCCGGAAACTGGACGGTGCGAGATCTGTGGAAACGTCATTCGCTTGGTGATGTGTCGCAGAATTTGGTTGCCAGTGTCCAGGGACATGGTGCCGCAATGTATCGATTGTCACCGGTTGCCTCGTAGTGTCAGTGACTTTTTTCGCCAAGAGCCCGGCGGATCGTCAAAGTTTGGGTTCACTTTCGCTCTTCTTCGTCCCGGTCAGTATCGGTGTTCGTCCATGAATCGTCGTCTGCAGAATGCCTCGTTGTCGTTATCGATTCTCGTTCTGATGGGATCGGTTGTCTCGTTCGCTCAAGATCCTGTTGCCCAACGCCCGCCGATGGGCTGGAACAGTTTTGATGCGTACGATTCGACCATCAATGAGCAACAGTTTCGCGATACTGTTGACTTCATGGCGGAACATCTGAAGCCGCATGGTTGGCAGTACGCGGTTGTCGACTACATCTGGTTCAATCCGCATCCGGGTGATCACAACAATCCACAGCGCCGTTTCGGGCAATCCGACTTGCGGCTGGATCCAGATGGACGCCCCGTCGATCGACTGACATTGGATGAATTCGGCAGACCCCAGCCCGCAGTGAATCGGTTCCCGTCGTCCGCGGCCGGTGCTGGATTCAAGCCGCTGGCAGACTATGTGCACTCCAAAGGATTGAAGTTTGGGATCCACATCATGCGTGGGATCCCCAGGCAGGCATACTACGACGATCTGCCGATTCAGGGTTCGGAGCAAACCGCAAGTGCGATCGCAGAACCTTGGGACGTGTGTCCGTGGAACAACAACATGTTGGGTGTGGATGCGACGAAGCCTGGTGCCCAAGCCTATTACGATTCGCTGTTCCGGCAGTACGCGCAGTGGGGTGTTGATTTCGTCAAAGCCGATGACGTGATTCACTATCCCTATCACGCCGCGGAGATCGAGATGATGCGTACAGCGATCGATCGCTGTGGACGTCCGATGGTTTTGAGCTTGTCGCCAGGTGACGCACCGTTGTCACAAGCCAAGCATTTGGTGGCCAACGCCAACATGTGGCGAGTGTCGGGGGACCTGTGGGACGAATGGCCATCGATCAAGCGGAATTTTCAATTGCTTGAAGCTTGGTCGCCGTTCATCGGACCCGGGCATTGGCCCGACGCCGACATGTTACCGATCGGACACCTTTCGCTTGGCGGTCGGCCGCACGGGCCCGATCGCATGTCGATGCTAACGGACGATGAACAAGTCACGATGATGAATCTGTGGTGCATCGCGAAATCGCCACTGATGATTGGTGCCGATCTGTTGACATCACCGCCTGAAACGATGGCGTTGCTGCAAAACCGTGCAGTGCTGGCCGTCAATCAAACCAGTCAGCAGAATCAGCAGGTTTATCGCAGTGATGATGCTGCCTGTTGGGTGGCGATGGATCCAAAATCAAAGGATCGATTTGTCGCTTTGTTCAATCTGTCGGATCAGATTCGCGACGTGGCTGTCCGGTTCGAAGACATCGGATTGCGCGGTCGTTTCAAGACGACTGATCTTTGGACCGGTGGCACGCAGCAGAACGTCACCGGTCAAATTAACCGACGCTTGCGTCCGCACGCATCGGCCATGCTTCGCTTGGCCCCAGAAAGTGACGTGGTGGTCCAACCTGTATTGTTACCGCCGCCTGCGGGACCGGTCGCCGGGCCGAACGCTTCGGTTTCCGATTCATTGAATCGTCGGATCAAGACTCGTTCCTATCCGTCGGTGTTCCAAGCCTGGAATCCGATTGATATGCCATCCCGGTATCCGACCGACACGTTGGAAGGGCGTCTAATTGCGGCCGCCAAGCACGATGTGATTTGGGAAGAACCGGTCAGTCAACTTGGTTATGGAGTCCAGCTTGCCTTGGGGGCAATTTGGGACGGGCAGCACGCCGGTTTGGCCGAAGGCTTTACGGCACAGTCTCGAAAGCGGGCGTTAGAAAATCGAGCCAAGATGCTACAGAAGAACCCGGACATGGTCTTTCTGATGGAAGTGCGATGGCGCGACGCTCCGGGCAGCTATCTCCCCGAAGACAGTAGTTTTTGGAAGCGAAATCCTGACGGGACGCGAGAGGCCGGTTGGGATGGCGGTCCAGAGCCCTATTACATGCTGGACTACCAGAATCGAAAGTTTCAATCCAATATCGCTCGACAATGCAAAGCCTGTATCGAATCCGGCGTGTATGACGGAATCATGTTGGATTGGAGCGGGCAAATCGACATTGTTCGATTGGTGCGTGAAGCAATCGGCGATGACGGCGTGATCATCGTCAATATTCATGATGATATCGAAGACGGGCGACGATACGGAAAGCTTATCAATGGTTCGTTCATGGAATGCAATCCCGCCGGACCGGGAACCGGAGGGGCGAGTTTCAGAACGACTTGGGCCAAGCTTCGGGATGGGCTGGAGTTTTTTGAACGTGAATTGCGTTCGCCTCAACTGAATTGCTTGGAGGTATGGGGGGACCGCGGCGATCTGCGACGAATGCGGGCGACCACAACGCTGGGGCTGACGTTGTCCAACGGCAGCGTTTTGTTTGCGGATCCGAATCCACTGAAGACGCCCGACCACCTTCACGATTGGTATGACTTCTGGGATGTGCCGCTGGGGCGTCCCCGCGGCGTCGGCCAGGAGAAGCCCGATGGATCGGTTTGGCGACCATTCGAAGGCGGCGTGGTGGTCTACAACCCTTGGCAAAACGGCACCGTCGACGTCCAGTTCGACTCGCCCCACCGTCGGGTCTCTGATCAATCCGTTGCGACCACGTTCCAGTTAGCGGATGCGGATGGTGAGATCTTTGTTCCGGTTGAATCGGAGGTTAGGTAGCGATGGCCGTTGAAATGATTATGCGTTGGGCGGGAGTTTTGACGTTGGTGGTCCCGGCCTTCTTTGCCCCGGCATTGTCGATCGCGGAACCCAACCTTCCGCCGACGCGCGACATGAATCTTTTGATGATCACGGTGGAAGACTGGGCGGCCAATGCCATCGGTGCCTACGGCAACCCTGTTGCGCAAACACCCAGCGTGGATTCGCTGGCGAAGCGAGGCGTGATTTTCGATCGTGCGTATTGCCAGGCGACGGTTTGTAATCCATCGCGAGCCTCGTTCGTCACGGGTATGCGCCCCGATTACACCCAGGTGTTTCGCAATAGCGACAGCATGGATGCTCTGGTGCCAGTCGATGCGCCATCGATGGCCCGGATCCTGGATCAAGATGACGTCTTCACCGCACAGTTTGGAAAGCTGGTCCACAAGTGGGATGACGCCGGTCGGTTCGCCAAAGGATTCGACTTGATCGAATACACGCATGATTACGATCAGCCACCCGGCTTTGAAGGCACGCTGCGTCGTTCGCCTGCCGGACCGGCGGGCATTGATGACGTCGAAATGGAATGTCTGGAAATCGCCGATAAAAACGCTGCGACGCGATTGAAACGTTTGTGGGATGAGCGGGAAGAGAGGCTCGCCGCGGGGGCGGAGAATAGCTGGACGCTGCGAAAGCCGTTCCAACAGTTGTTCGCGGA is from Crateriforma conspicua and encodes:
- a CDS encoding glycoside hydrolase family 27 protein, with protein sequence MNISENAPTPPMGWNSWDCFGVSVTEDDIKANADYVAKHLKQYGWEYIVVDLCWFAPDANTDNYKKFGLHQLTDEYGRLIPDPVKFPSSAGGAGFKPLADYVHDLGLKFGIHIMRGIPWQAAENDLPIKGCDATAGQIAQPVDVCLWYANMYGVNLTRDGGQHYYDSLAELYASWDVDLIKADDMNSWDGEGNHEPYHTDEIEALAKAIDKAGRPVTLSLSPGAARVCNAAHLRRHANMWRISFDFWDEWESLQKQFDRCALWAPYIKQGHWPDADMLPLGRIGIRGEVGDARFTNFSEPEQFTLMTLWCIFRSPLMFGGHLPESDELSLRLITNPEVIAVNQASSNNRQVSRDETSVVWMAECLKSGDPYVAVFNVSDTDAEIEVDLSSLRLSGNWTVRDLWKRHSLGDVSQNLVASVQGHGAAMYRLSPVAS
- a CDS encoding ribulokinase: MAAKFSIGLDYGTNSVRAIIVDLADGQEIASDVYEYPSGDHGILLDPKDPNLARQNPADYIQGCKTSVANAVKQASRNRDFSPDRVVGIGVDTTGSTPLPVDAKGRALALHSKFKKNLAAHAWLWKDHTSAEEAAEITAKASRTKENYLAKCGGTYSSEWFWSKILHCRRIAPDVFEAAAGWVELADFVPGFLTGNTAPETIRRGICAAGHKAMFHTDWGGLPKKSFLKRLDPELVKVAENYNSDTATSDQVAGHLIKEFAEPMGLPVGIPVAVGAFDAHHGAIGSGVKPGTLVKIIGTSTCDVTVWPADQPLADIPGLCGIVPGSVTPGMYGLEAGQSAVGDIFNWFVRNLAPSTIPSGRDPHVWLTEQADQLQPGESGLLALDWNNGNRTVLVDPYLTGLLVGQTLHTTAAEIYRALIEATAFGALTIINRFEEYGVQVKQVVNCGGIAEKNPMAMQIYADVCGRPMKVSRSAQTCALGAAIFGAVAGGGYSSVAAAQRKMTGTKDTVYRPRKKAKAVYAELYKLYHQLHDAFGVKGSGVAVDQVMKDLIAIRNRVRKG
- a CDS encoding SLC5 family protein, whose amino-acid sequence is MNAIDVAVPNESIFMTLVLSTGPIEQIDFQLSTLDYVAFFGYFLGLCLIGFFAGRKQGETSADYFLAGRSLPWYVVGASYIAANISTEHFIGLIGAAVIYGICVATGEWSTVIAFTFLIWLFIPYLLTSKVYTAPEFLEKRFNKQMRFIFAAVTLLVNIVAFMGPVIYGGALVLVELFGFDKVTAVIVIGIASGVWAIWGGLRSVALMDLLTITVMVLGGLSVTFLGLSHLGDGQGVLAGARKMIEVNAGNVPWAHQWIQDATPNILQGADADTTYDRLLVLQPLNHYSNPWTHWVFSFFYIGLWYTVINQHMIQKVLAAKDMYHARMGMVFASYLKLLLPFIVVIPGLIFFAMKPDFLQEGSFGDQSDAANATYILMIKQLVPTFLTGVLLAALFGAIQSTVCSVLNSTSTIFTLDFYKMFFRKDATEREEVIVGRVAGAVILGISIIVGILLATVTKVNLFIWIQALYVFFAPPFSATFLLGSLWRRVSGTDALIASICTFLFALVLKLLEFKDSLLGWAHLPDWVALPSWMIPFANQGMICWAFCMILCAALALVTPNPDNIDDDLTFRWKNLKLSGGLGGHWYSSVTLWWAVCVVLMIGLVLTFSIVL
- the araD gene encoding L-ribulose-5-phosphate 4-epimerase AraD, with the protein product MLDQLKIEVCAANRSLVDHDLVTLTWGNVSGIDRQSGRVVIKPSGVDYHDLMPEHMVVVDLDGNRIEGELNPSSDTATHVWLYRNFSAIGGVTHTHSRYATMYSQCRREIPCLGTTHADHFHGPVPVTRPLTESEVAQAYEANTGKVITERFADLDPIAMPAVLVAGHAPFAWGPSAKKSVENAVALEAVAQMTLGCQQIMAGQQDNAVPRLEAYVLEKHYQRKHGPDAYYGQAKSSS
- a CDS encoding sodium:solute symporter, whose product is MVFIDWVVIAGYFAILLGVAWWVINKGSETADDYFLAGRNLSWWVIGASIFASNIGSEHLVGLAGSGATDGVAMAHYELHAWCLLVLGWGLIPFYMRSRVFTMPEFLERRFNSSSRWVLSLISLVAYVVTKIAVGIFAGGIVFSVLLPDMRLGPLDSFWIGSILVIVLTGAYTILGGLRAVAYTEALQTLILILGSILVTIYGLDALGGWSRLREICGSEMFNLWKPMVPAGVESTWEPVKEPGRMAWYFNDNYPWLSMLFCAPVIGLWYWCTDQYIVQRALGAPNETEARRGSIFASMLKLLPVFIFIIPGMICFALSTTGASVPLQEAMVDADGNLIREEAQKAFPMLVATILPPGVRGLVVAGLLAALMSSLAGVFNASATLFTMDFYSKLHPTVSQGRLVWIGRVATGVMVLIGLAWIPVIQGGRGLYDYLQGVQAYLAPPIFVVFFLGILWKRANGAGCLAALLVGFVMGLVRLAIDTPVKLIDGYQYQEGSLLWILNNMFFQYYSMLILAVCVIVMVAVSLVTAAPDYEKIQGLTFGTLTDQDKAESRASWNMIDIVASGMVLVAILAAYLYFQG
- the araA gene encoding L-arabinose isomerase, whose product is MSSESSRREVWFVTGSQHLYGDEALRQVAANGQSVVDGLVGDGRLPVSLVFKPIVTTPDAITRLCRDADADPRCIGLVCWMHTFSPAKMWIAGLSGLTKPIAHLHTQFNAELPWSTIDMDFMNLNQSAHGGREFGHICARLNVPRKVIVGHWQDPSVQERLAIWMRAASGRDEMRNLRVARIGDNMRQVAVTEGDKVEAQRVFGTEINGYGIGDLVDCVNQVTDSDADALAADYEQVYQLDPSLQRDRQQRQSLLDAAKQELGLRSFLQSVGAMALTDTFEDLHGLQQLPGLAIQRLMADGYGFGAEGDWKTSALLRAIKVMADGLDGGTSFMEDYTYHFQGDDSLCLGAHMLEICPSIAADQPRCEIHPLGIGGKSDPVRLVFTAPAGPAINVALTDMGDRFRLLVNEVETVTPPHDLPNLPVARALWKPLPDLRTAAAAWIYAGGPHHTVFSQAVGSEMIEDFADMIGVECRFIDADTSLRSFKQTL